A region of the Exiguobacterium aurantiacum DSM 6208 genome:
CGTCACTTTGACGAGACCTGTCGAGTAGACGAACCACATCGCGAAAGCGACGACGAACGTCGTCAACACGGCACGACCGACGATGCCTGGCACCATTGATTCAAAGAAGTACGAGATCGTCCCGACGAAGACGCCTTCGACGATCCCGTAGAGCGGGGCGACGACAGGTGCCGTGTGCGGTTTGAACATGATGACGAGCGCGAGCAATAGCCCAAGGATGAGCGACCCGATCATGATCGGGAAGAGAAGGCCTTCTCCGATCGTTGGGACGAGCGACCATGTCACTCCGGCAGTCGCTGTGACGAGCATGAGCAACATGAAGATTTTAGACCACGTACCGGCTTTCGTCATCGGTGCGGTCGCATAAGAAGACGTCTCCATCGATTTGCGGAGAATTGGATTTGATTTAAGGTTCAACGTTCGTAAGCTCCTTTATAAGTTGTTCAGCGCTTCGCCATCACATCGATGAAGGCGCGCATATAATCTGGCAAATCAGGTGGACGACGACTCGAAACGATATGCCCATCGACGACGACCGGCTCATCATGCCAGATCGCACCTGCGTTTTCCATATCATCTTTAATGCCTGGTGTGCTTGTAACGTTGACACCTTTAAGAATGTCAGCGGAAATGAGCACCCAGCCGGCATGGCAAATTTGACCGATCGGACGTTTTTGGTCATGCATATAACGGACGAACCCTTTCACCGAGTCAAAGCGACGTAACAAGTCTGGTGACCAACCACCAGGCACGAGCAACGCATCGAATGACGTGATGTCCACGTCTTCAAACGCGACGTCGGACTTTGCGGGAACGCCATATTTCCCCGTGTAGACGTGCGCACCTTTCTCCCCGGCGAGGATGACGTTCGCGCCTTCCTCTCGCAAGCGGTGGATCGGATACCACAGTTCTAAATCTTCAAAATCGTCACTGACGATTTGCAGGATGTTCATACCTTGTAATTTCATCGAACCCCTCCCTTTCATTGTCTTTCACAAGTATACCCTATAAGCAACGTGGCGAAAACAAAGACTATCGACGAAACGCACGCCTTTAACCTTTAACTTATTTGTTCAATTAATCCGTTCGTGCCACTGTCACGATGACATTTCCGGTCTTCCCGCCCGCATCCACGTAACGATGGGCCGCGACGATGTCCTCGAGCGGATAAATCGAGTCAATGACGGCTCTCACACGTCCCGAGTCGAACAGTTCGTTCAGAAAAGTCAGGTCCTCCTTCCGTTCACTTGAGACACCTTGACCGGCTACGGAACTAAACTTTCCATGTTCCCCGATATGCTTACGGGCCATTTGTTTATCGATTTTACCGGCCGCATCAAACACGGCGTCATACATGGTCAAGTTGTTATCGTATCCTGCTGTCGTATAATCGACCACAACGTCTGCCCCTAAACTTCTTACGAGTTCAAAATTTCGTTCCCTACAGACAGCCGTCACGTGAGCCCCGTAATATTTCGCGATTTGAACGGCCATTGAACCGACTGCACCGGAAGCCCCGTATATCAATACGGTCTTCGCTTG
Encoded here:
- a CDS encoding Bax inhibitor-1/YccA family protein, whose amino-acid sequence is MNLKSNPILRKSMETSSYATAPMTKAGTWSKIFMLLMLVTATAGVTWSLVPTIGEGLLFPIMIGSLILGLLLALVIMFKPHTAPVVAPLYGIVEGVFVGTISYFFESMVPGIVGRAVLTTFVVAFAMWFVYSTGLVKVTQKFRAGIMAAIFTVMLLYLFQIGMSFFGAGLPFMTGSSPLAIGVQFVIVIIASLALVLDFDYIARQVEDRAPKHLEWVAAFGLIVTLIWLYIELLDLLYRLAMRD
- a CDS encoding type 1 glutamine amidotransferase domain-containing protein, which encodes MKLQGMNILQIVSDDFEDLELWYPIHRLREEGANVILAGEKGAHVYTGKYGVPAKSDVAFEDVDITSFDALLVPGGWSPDLLRRFDSVKGFVRYMHDQKRPIGQICHAGWVLISADILKGVNVTSTPGIKDDMENAGAIWHDEPVVVDGHIVSSRRPPDLPDYMRAFIDVMAKR
- a CDS encoding NAD(P)-dependent alcohol dehydrogenase, encoding MRAVICTAYGPPDVLQLQVVDKPVPKDFDLMIKVHTSAVHSGDRRLRALDVPAAGKLPMRVVVGFTAPRQPILGVVLAGEVVETGRRVEHFKVGDRVYALTGMRFGGYAEYACVKESKCVELMPQNASYVEAACLPFGGTTALHFLRKVNIEQAKTVLIYGASGAVGSMAVQIAKYYGAHVTAVCRERNFELVRSLGADVVVDYTTAGYDNNLTMYDAVFDAAGKIDKQMARKHIGEHGKFSSVAGQGVSSERKEDLTFLNELFDSGRVRAVIDSIYPLEDIVAAHRYVDAGGKTGNVIVTVARTD